cgtgttgtgtgaccgtcgtaggtcactgaagcttaagggaaaattttataggacggcaataaggtcagcgatgttgtatggcacagaatgttgggcggtgaagcatcaacacgtacacaaaatgggtgtagcggagataaggatgcttcgtgggatgtgtgggcacacgagaaaggataagattgtgaatgaggatatccgaggtaaagtaggagtagccgaagttgaaggaaagaggagagaaaatcggttacggtggtttggacatgtgcaaagaaggcctactgacgctccggttcgaagatgtgactacggaacagaggttcggggccgaaggggtagaggaagacctaggaaaactttggaagagaccctaagaaaagacttagagtacttggatctaacggaggacatgacacaaaatcgagcgcaatggcgttctaggattcatatagccgaccccacttagtgggaaaaggctttgttgttgttgttgtcatcATTTATGTTATTTATTAATTCAAATCCTCCGCATCACTTTTAATTAGGACCATTGGATGATATAAAATCTAAAGGTTAAaaagaagtgtaaaaatatttgtcaaaatctttcccttgatcctatcccatatatatatagacacacacacacacacactgtcaTATCCCGggccgggcccccaccacatctggtctcgactccaccatagcacgatattgtccgctttaggcatcgaccacaccctcacggttttgtttttgggaactcacgagcaacttcccagtgggtcacccatcctaggaatgctctcgcccgaactcacttaacttcggagtttcgatggaactcgaagccaatgagctcccaaaaggcctctaacctgaagctagtgagcttccaaaaggcctcgtgctaggtagagatgggaatatacttataaggcttacatgatccattcccctggacgatgtgagatctaacaatccaccccccttaggggctcgacgtctTCGTTGGCACACTTCTGactagggattggctctgataccaaattgtcacatcccggcccggacccccaccacatcctaggctcgactctaccgtagcacgatattgtctgctttgggccccgaccacgccctcacggttttgtttctgggaactcacacgagaacttcctagtgggtcacccatcttgggaatgctctctcccgaactcgcttaacttcggagttccgatgaactTTGAAGCAAGTGAGCTCCGAAAAGGCAttatgctaggtagagattgaaatatacatataaggtttacaaGATCCACACCCCTgaacgatgtgggatcttacacacACATACTTGAAATTGTTAATTAAACCACCAAACTATAGGTAAAAACTGACGCAACAGAAAGATGTATCTATGTTCAGActagtaaaataaaaatatattgcATTCATCAATAACCTTGAAGAGCACAGAAAAAGAAGGTGAAATATGTATTTCAATTGCAATTCTATGTTAATGATGATCACTGGAGAAATCAGAAGAACCCACTCATCATTCACATCCGAAACAAAGTAGACATTCCAAGTAGCATGAACCTAACATTGACATGatagtatgaacaaattcatgAAAACAAAGCTGAAGCGGCACATTAGAAAGTTAGAGAAAAGGGTCTTTCCGAAAAACCCCTAAACTCCCTTTGCCAGAAAGCCAAATCGACCCAATTGCATGCATAGACTCTGAAGTGATTTGCACCTTGAAAAACATGATCACCATAAACCATCTAAAGCCTTTTCCGTCAAATGACAGAAAACATATATTATCTGTGTATAGATAggaaagaaatttcaaacacggCATATATATAGTTATAAGTTTGGATAGCGTATAATGCGAGATCAAATCTTCTGCATCCAAAATATGTGGTCTCTGTGTGACACCAATTATTGTTTGACATGTATTAAGTTTATACAATAAAgttaagattttttttagaCACGTATCAATCAATGATTGGAATTAGATAGAGCCTACACCCATTTTAATTGCAAAAGATTTGATCTCATATAACACAATTAGCatagaaattaaatttatagCTACTCAAGATCTGACTAATTTTAGACACCATATTATTTAAGGCATGAAATAGAACTAATATAGTTCGGAATCTGATTCGGGCCAACTAATTTACTATTAATGTTTGACAAATTGTAAAACTTGCAAAACTCATGCATGAGACGATTCGTTGAACCAACGTGTA
The nucleotide sequence above comes from Malus sylvestris chromosome 16, drMalSylv7.2, whole genome shotgun sequence. Encoded proteins:
- the LOC126608763 gene encoding uncharacterized protein LOC126608763; translation: MKCKSASGVLCDRRRSLKLKGKFYRTAIRSAMLYGTECWAVKHQHVHKMGVAEIRMLRGMCGHTRKDKIVNEDIRGKVGVAEVEGKRRENRLRWFGHVQRRPTDAPVRRCDYGTEVRGRRGRGRPRKTLEETLRKDLEYLDLTEDMTQNRAQWRSRIHIADPT